A single region of the Phycisphaerae bacterium RAS1 genome encodes:
- the fabZ_2 gene encoding 3-hydroxyacyl-[acyl-carrier-protein] dehydratase FabZ has protein sequence MKFILVDRITELEPGRRIVAHKALSLAEEYLADHFPRFPVLPGVLMLEAMVQSAAWLVRASLDFAPSLIVLREARNVTYKSFVAPGQILTIEAACKEMNGEMSVFSARGHVGPREMLKGQITLRHLNLTDTDPAYAENDARLRARMRNLFDLLYKTSPVGATAASGS, from the coding sequence GTGAAGTTCATCCTGGTCGACCGCATCACGGAACTCGAACCCGGTCGGCGGATCGTCGCTCATAAAGCCCTCTCGCTGGCGGAGGAGTACCTCGCGGACCATTTTCCGCGGTTTCCGGTGCTGCCGGGCGTGCTGATGCTGGAGGCCATGGTGCAGTCGGCGGCGTGGCTGGTGCGGGCGTCGCTGGACTTTGCCCCGAGCCTGATCGTGCTGCGCGAGGCCCGCAACGTGACGTACAAGAGCTTTGTCGCTCCCGGGCAGATTCTGACGATCGAGGCCGCCTGCAAGGAAATGAACGGCGAGATGAGCGTCTTTTCCGCCCGTGGGCACGTCGGTCCGCGCGAGATGCTCAAGGGCCAGATCACGCTGCGGCACCTGAATCTTACGGACACCGACCCGGCCTACGCGGAAAACGACGCGCGGCTGCGGGCGCGGATGCGAAACCTGTTCGACCTGCTCTACAAGACCAGCCCGGTCGGCGCGACCGCGGCGAGTGGAAGCTGA
- the acpP_1 gene encoding Acyl carrier protein → MPTLSREEIFDKVRQTLVDALSVEEDEVTEAASLTGDLGAESIDFLDIVFRLEKAFGIKIPQEELMPREVLSNPAYVSGGKLNADGLAALRKAMPHADLSSFEKDPTIDKMSDVFTVGTIVRFVQAKLG, encoded by the coding sequence ATGCCCACGCTGTCCAGGGAGGAGATTTTCGACAAGGTTCGCCAGACGCTCGTCGACGCCCTCAGCGTCGAAGAAGACGAGGTTACGGAAGCCGCCTCGCTCACCGGCGACCTGGGGGCCGAGTCGATCGACTTTCTCGACATCGTCTTTCGGCTGGAAAAGGCCTTCGGCATCAAGATCCCGCAGGAGGAGCTGATGCCGCGCGAGGTGCTGAGCAATCCCGCCTACGTCAGCGGCGGCAAGCTCAACGCCGACGGGCTGGCGGCCTTGCGCAAGGCGATGCCGCACGCCGACCTCTCCAGCTTCGAGAAAGACCCGACTATCGACAAGATGTCGGATGTTTTTACGGTTGGGACGATCGTGCGCTTCGTGCAGGCGAAGCTGGGCTGA
- the fabZ_3 gene encoding 3-hydroxyacyl-[acyl-carrier-protein] dehydratase FabZ, producing the protein MRWIWIDRFEQFEPGKRAVSVKNVTLAEDHLHDHFPDYPVMPASLMIEGMAQTAGILVGEARQFAEKVILAKVKQATFLSLVRPGEQIRYEATIEHLTDSAASTLGRITSGDQQVGQVDLVFSHIDQNMSGLEFPEENFVFTEEFMSLLKMYRGDGASRVKL; encoded by the coding sequence GTGCGGTGGATCTGGATCGATCGCTTTGAGCAGTTTGAACCCGGCAAGCGGGCCGTCTCGGTCAAGAACGTGACGCTCGCCGAGGATCACCTGCACGATCACTTTCCGGATTACCCGGTCATGCCCGCCAGCCTGATGATCGAAGGCATGGCCCAGACCGCCGGCATCCTGGTGGGCGAGGCGCGGCAGTTCGCGGAGAAAGTGATCCTCGCCAAGGTGAAGCAGGCGACCTTCTTATCGCTGGTGCGCCCCGGCGAGCAGATTCGCTACGAAGCGACCATTGAGCACCTGACCGATTCGGCCGCCTCCACGCTCGGCCGCATCACCAGCGGCGATCAGCAGGTCGGCCAGGTTGACCTGGTGTTCTCGCACATCGATCAGAACATGAGCGGCCTGGAATTCCCCGAAGAGAATTTCGTCTTTACCGAAGAATTCATGTCGCTGCTGAAGATGTACCGCGGCGACGGGGCGAGCAGGGTGAAGCTGTGA
- the fabF_1 gene encoding 3-oxoacyl-[acyl-carrier-protein] synthase 2, with the protein MSERRVVITGLGPVTPIGVGAEAFWNALIEGKSGVRRLQAFDPSRFDSQIGGEIDGVSGNDYVPKGYRKASKIMARDIVLAVAAAHRAAADAGLRTKCLLERGDVQPPSNIDSARFGANIGAGLICADLPELAEALASASPEGKFSIARWGTEGMNNLTPLWLLKFLPNMLACHVTIVHDAQGPSNTITCGEASSHLAIGEAFRAIQRGVADVCICGGAESKDNPMALMRQSLGKRLSTRNDAPQAACRPFGKDRDGTVISEGGGLVILEELEHARARGVRIYAELVGFGASNDAVAPAQPAAPSPDGRGTLLAARKALKDAGIAAGQLDLVSAFACGLKRHDASEAAALRTLLGDRAATTPTLAIKGGIGNNGAGSGAIDFIATVLAMHNATVPPTVNGELADPGFGLKIVSGKPVDAKVEHALSLAYALIGGQNAALVIRKYRN; encoded by the coding sequence GTGAGCGAACGACGCGTCGTCATCACCGGGCTGGGACCAGTCACGCCCATCGGCGTCGGGGCCGAGGCCTTCTGGAACGCGCTGATCGAAGGCAAGAGCGGTGTCCGCCGCCTGCAGGCGTTCGATCCATCGCGCTTTGATTCGCAGATCGGCGGGGAGATCGACGGCGTGAGCGGGAATGACTACGTTCCCAAGGGCTATCGCAAGGCGTCGAAGATCATGGCCCGCGACATCGTGCTGGCCGTGGCCGCCGCCCATCGCGCCGCCGCCGATGCCGGCCTGCGAACCAAGTGCCTGCTCGAGCGTGGCGACGTGCAGCCGCCCAGCAACATCGACAGCGCGCGCTTCGGGGCCAACATCGGCGCCGGCCTGATCTGCGCCGACTTGCCGGAACTGGCCGAGGCGCTGGCCAGCGCCTCGCCCGAGGGCAAGTTCAGCATCGCCAGGTGGGGCACGGAGGGGATGAACAACCTGACGCCGCTCTGGCTGCTGAAGTTCCTGCCCAACATGCTCGCCTGCCACGTGACGATCGTTCACGACGCGCAGGGGCCGAGCAACACCATCACCTGCGGCGAGGCCAGCAGCCACCTGGCGATCGGCGAGGCCTTCCGCGCGATTCAGCGCGGCGTGGCGGACGTCTGCATCTGCGGCGGGGCCGAGAGCAAGGACAACCCGATGGCGCTGATGCGCCAGTCGCTGGGCAAGCGCCTCAGCACTCGCAACGACGCGCCGCAGGCGGCCTGCCGCCCGTTCGGGAAGGACCGCGACGGCACGGTGATTTCCGAAGGCGGCGGGCTGGTGATCCTCGAAGAGCTGGAGCACGCCAGGGCCCGCGGGGTGCGCATCTACGCCGAGCTGGTCGGCTTCGGCGCCAGCAACGATGCCGTCGCCCCGGCCCAGCCGGCCGCGCCGTCGCCGGACGGCCGCGGCACGCTGCTGGCGGCCCGCAAGGCGCTGAAAGACGCCGGCATTGCGGCGGGTCAACTCGATCTCGTGTCGGCGTTCGCGTGCGGATTGAAGCGGCACGACGCTTCCGAGGCGGCGGCGTTGCGGACGCTCCTGGGCGACCGCGCGGCGACGACGCCGACGCTGGCGATCAAGGGCGGCATTGGCAACAACGGCGCCGGCAGCGGCGCGATCGACTTCATTGCCACTGTGCTGGCGATGCACAACGCGACCGTCCCGCCGACGGTGAACGGCGAGCTCGCGGATCCGGGATTCGGGCTGAAGATTGTGAGCGGCAAGCCGGTGGATGCGAAGGTGGAGCACGCGCTGTCGCTGGCGTATGCGCTGATCGGCGGTCAGAACGCGGCGCTGGTCATCCGGAAATACAGGAATTGA
- the fabF_2 gene encoding 3-oxoacyl-[acyl-carrier-protein] synthase 2 gives MGDPMSNRRVVITGMGWVTPLGFEIDSVWQRLLRGESGVAPTSIFDARTYPTQFSAEVKGFDLQNFIGPDIQHHKAACRNTRFALAAATMAWKSAGLNGRNGIPPEMIGVYLGGGEGPIDFENFVEAAVAGWSAADRQLNAVKWAEVAYERLDATREFEQDPNCAAGHLAFRFNAQGPNFNTLTACAASTQAIGEASAMIRRGDADIMISGGAHSMIHPLGVTGFNRLTALSTRNDSCLTASRPFDRTRDGFVLGEGAGILILEEFESARRRNAKILCEVVGYGSTADAFRVTDIHETGRGAIAAMRAALTDAGVKPEQINYISAHGTGTEENDKLESLAIRSVFGDFAKKVPISSIKSMMGHLVAAAGAVELITCVLALRDGVIPPTANYREPDPNCDLDYVPNEPRKGDVQVALSNSFGFGGQNDTLIVRKFA, from the coding sequence ATGGGTGACCCGATGAGCAACCGTCGCGTCGTCATCACCGGCATGGGCTGGGTCACGCCCCTCGGCTTCGAGATCGACTCCGTCTGGCAGCGGCTCCTTCGTGGCGAGAGCGGCGTCGCGCCGACGTCGATCTTCGACGCCCGCACCTACCCCACGCAGTTCTCCGCCGAGGTGAAGGGCTTCGACCTGCAGAACTTCATCGGCCCCGACATCCAGCATCACAAGGCCGCCTGCCGCAATACGCGCTTCGCGCTCGCGGCCGCAACCATGGCCTGGAAATCCGCCGGGCTGAACGGCCGCAACGGCATTCCGCCGGAGATGATCGGCGTTTATCTCGGCGGGGGCGAAGGGCCGATCGATTTTGAGAATTTCGTCGAAGCCGCTGTGGCAGGCTGGAGCGCCGCCGATCGGCAGCTCAACGCCGTGAAATGGGCCGAAGTCGCCTACGAGCGGCTCGACGCGACGCGTGAGTTCGAACAGGACCCCAATTGTGCCGCCGGCCACCTCGCCTTCCGCTTCAACGCCCAGGGGCCGAATTTCAACACGCTCACCGCCTGCGCCGCCAGCACGCAAGCCATCGGCGAAGCCTCCGCCATGATCCGCCGCGGCGACGCCGACATCATGATCTCCGGTGGGGCGCACAGCATGATTCACCCGCTGGGCGTGACGGGCTTCAACCGCCTGACGGCGCTCTCCACACGAAACGACTCGTGTCTGACCGCGTCGCGGCCGTTCGACCGCACGCGCGACGGCTTCGTGCTCGGCGAGGGCGCCGGCATTCTGATTCTCGAAGAGTTCGAATCCGCCCGCCGCCGCAATGCGAAAATCCTGTGTGAGGTGGTCGGCTACGGCTCGACCGCCGACGCCTTTCGCGTTACCGACATCCACGAGACCGGCCGCGGGGCGATCGCTGCGATGCGGGCGGCACTCACCGACGCCGGCGTGAAGCCCGAGCAGATCAACTACATCTCCGCCCACGGCACGGGCACGGAAGAAAACGACAAGCTCGAATCGCTCGCCATCCGCTCCGTTTTCGGCGACTTCGCGAAGAAGGTCCCCATCAGCAGCATCAAGAGCATGATGGGCCATCTCGTCGCCGCCGCCGGTGCGGTCGAGCTGATTACCTGCGTGCTGGCCCTGCGCGACGGCGTCATCCCGCCGACGGCCAATTACCGCGAGCCGGACCCGAATTGCGACTTGGACTACGTGCCCAACGAGCCGCGAAAAGGCGATGTGCAAGTCGCGCTGTCCAACAGCTTCGGCTTCGGCGGGCAAAACGACACGCTGATCGTGCGCAAATTCGCGTAG
- a CDS encoding Amidohydrolase: MKIDLHTHILPETWPDLAERYGYPGFVRLVHHAPCRAKMMIGDQCFREIEDDCWNPTRRLEDCAKTGVAVQVLSTVPVMFSYWAKPADALDLSRLLNDHIAGVVAQQPTRFFGLGTIPMQDPDLAIRELERCVRELHMPGVQIGTHVEGVNLGEPRLFPIFEAAEKLGAAVFVHPWDMLAKPRMEKYWLRWLVGMPTETCLAICSMIFAGVFERLPRLRVCFAHGGGSFPGTIGRIQHGFEARPDLCAVDNKIAPADYLAQPDRRPARFYVDSLTHDADALRMLVRLFSANRVALGSDYPFPLGEDHPGKLVESMHDLTDVQRRRILAETALEFLARGDLRRPLAAGA, encoded by the coding sequence ATGAAAATCGACCTCCATACGCACATCCTTCCCGAAACCTGGCCAGACCTCGCCGAGCGCTACGGCTACCCCGGCTTCGTCCGCCTCGTCCACCACGCCCCCTGCCGGGCGAAGATGATGATCGGCGACCAGTGCTTCCGCGAAATCGAGGACGACTGCTGGAACCCCACCCGCCGGCTCGAAGATTGCGCGAAAACCGGCGTGGCGGTACAGGTGCTCTCGACCGTTCCGGTGATGTTCAGCTACTGGGCCAAGCCCGCCGACGCGCTCGACCTCTCGAGGTTGCTCAACGACCACATCGCCGGTGTCGTCGCTCAGCAGCCGACGCGATTCTTTGGCCTCGGCACAATCCCGATGCAGGATCCCGACCTGGCGATCCGCGAACTGGAGCGCTGTGTGCGCGAGCTGCACATGCCCGGCGTCCAGATCGGCACACACGTCGAGGGCGTTAACCTGGGTGAGCCGCGCCTCTTTCCGATATTCGAGGCCGCCGAAAAACTCGGTGCAGCTGTTTTCGTGCACCCCTGGGACATGCTCGCCAAGCCGCGCATGGAAAAATACTGGCTCCGTTGGCTGGTCGGCATGCCCACCGAGACCTGCCTGGCGATCTGCTCGATGATCTTCGCCGGCGTTTTCGAGCGGCTGCCGAGGCTGCGCGTCTGCTTCGCTCACGGCGGCGGGTCATTTCCGGGCACGATCGGCCGCATCCAGCACGGCTTTGAAGCACGGCCCGATCTGTGCGCCGTTGATAACAAGATCGCCCCGGCCGATTATCTCGCGCAGCCTGACAGACGCCCGGCCCGCTTCTACGTCGATTCGCTCACGCACGACGCCGACGCCCTGCGAATGCTGGTCCGACTTTTTTCCGCCAATCGCGTCGCTCTCGGGTCCGATTACCCGTTCCCACTCGGTGAAGACCATCCGGGCAAGCTCGTGGAGTCGATGCACGACTTGACCGACGTGCAGCGCCGGCGGATTCTCGCCGAGACTGCGCTGGAGTTCCTGGCGCGCGGCGATCTGCGGCGCCCGCTTGCCGCGGGCGCATAG